A stretch of the Drosophila sulfurigaster albostrigata strain 15112-1811.04 chromosome 2L, ASM2355843v2, whole genome shotgun sequence genome encodes the following:
- the LOC133835029 gene encoding inhibitor of growth protein 5 isoform X2 — MSSAIYLENYLDGLESLPTELERNFKLMRKLDDRAQTAMKSIDSHAKDFMRKLTSENGGAMSEEDRKERLEDIKALFGKAKEYSDDKVQLAIQTYELVDKQIRRLDNDLARFEGEIQEKASSTRAKSEEAVAKSGRKKTKDAKATGKKEKPASSDEETGRSGNHSNSASGATLNASSSAGQGTKKKKSKVNQEKETRKGGAQKKAADVDDSEKESSHTAATHPSDVMDMPVDPNEPTYCLCHQVSYGEMIGCDNPDCPIEWFHFACVGLTTKPKGKWFCPKCTQDRKKK; from the exons ATGTCATCAGCCATATATTTAGAAAACTATCTAGATG GATTGGAGTCCCTGCCCACTGAATTGGAGCGAAATTTCAAGCTGATGAGAAAACTTGATGATCGGGCACAAACCGCCATGAAAAGCATCGACAGCCATGCAAAAGATTTTATGCGCAAGCTGACTTCTGAGAACGGTGGTGCAATGAGCGAGGAAGACCGCAAAGAGCGCCTAGAGGACATCAAAGCATTGTTCGGCAAGGCCAAGGAATACAGTGATGATAAGGTGCAACTGGCCATACAAACTTATGAACTGGTGGATAAACAAATCCGTCGGCTCGACAATGATTTGGCACGCTTCGAGGGCGAGATACAGGAAAAAGCATCCTCTACGCGGGCCAAATCCGAGGAAGCAGTTGCCAAAA GTGGTCGCAAGAAAACCAAGGATGCTAAAGCGACgggcaaaaaggaaaagccCGCTTCCTCCGACGAGGAAACTGGGCGCAGCGGTAATCATTCGAACAGTGCGAGCGGCGCAACTCTTaacgccagcagcagcgctgGTCAAGgtaccaaaaagaaaaagtccAAGGTAAatcaagaaaaagaaacacgCAAGGGGGGCGCTCAAAAG AAAGCCGCTGATGTCGATGATTCAGAAAAGGAATCTTCTCATACTGCCGCCACGCATCCTAGCGATGTTATGGACATGCCTGTGGATCCAAACGAACCTACGTATTGCTTGTGCCACCAAGTTTCCTATGGCGAGATGATTGGCTGCGACAATCCGGAC TGTCCCATCGAGTGGTTCCACTTTGCTTGCGTTGGCCTCACCACAAAGCCAAAAGGTAAATGGTTTTGTCCAAAATGCACGCAGGACcgtaaaaagaaataa
- the LOC133835028 gene encoding alpha-tocopherol transfer protein isoform X1 → MTTATSYMPRTMAVGVAISASESAAIASGVPTMLSDIESLPSIQLGDFTLQFELGEATAPTKEVAVRELRESPERQKEATKELKRLLEAETDLYCPKDNEEWLIRFLRPCKYYPESARDLIKRYYSFKVKHLDVYKDLKPTREANIFKNNILTVFPNRDQCGRRILLLELGKRWKHKQVTLDEVFKGAVIFLEAAMLEPETQINGAVVIFDMDGLSLQQTWQFTPPFAKRIVDWLQDSVPLRIKAIHIVNQPKIFNVVFALFKPFLREKLRSRIIFHGTDRESLHKYMSPKCLPSCYGGILELPRIDGDQWYELLLMCDAEYEAINSYGYKKK, encoded by the exons ATGACAACTGCAACTAGTTACATGCCTAGGACAATGGCTGTCGGCGTGGCCATCAGTGCTTCTGAGTCGGCTGCCATCGCATCAG GAGTCCCCACCATGCTGTCGGATATTGAAAGTCTGCCCTCTATTCAATTGGGCGATTTCACACTACAATTTGAACTCGGCGAAGCCACTGCACCAACCAAGGAAGTTGCGGTGCGAGAGTTGCGTGAATCTCCCGAAAGACAGAAAGAGGCAACTAAGGAGCTAAAGCGCCTATTGGAGG CTGAAACCGATCTCTACTGTCCCAAGGACAATGAGGAATGGCTAATTCGTTTCCTACGGCCTTGCAAGTATTATCCTGAAAGTGCCCGCGACTTG ATCAAGCGGTACTACTCGTTCAAAGTGAAGCACTTGGACGTTTATAAGGATCTGAAGCCCACACGGGAAGCAAACATCTTCAAAAACAACATCCTCACAGTGTTTCCCAATAGGGATCAGTGTGGACGACGTATTCTTCTTCTTGAACTGGGCA AACGCTGGAAGCACAAGCAGGTGACACTAGATGAGGTCTTCAAGGGCGCTGTCATTTTCCTTGAGGCCGCCATGCTTGAGCCAGAGACACAGATCAATGGCGCCGTTGTCATCTTCGATATGGATGGCCTTAGCCTGCAGCAGACCTGGCAGTTTACGCCACCATTCGCCAAGCGCATTGTTGACTGGCTACAGGACTCGGTGCCGCTGCGCATCAAGGCGATTCACATTGTAAACCAGCCAAAGATCTTCAATGTGGTGTTTGCCCTGTTCAAGCCGTTCCTGCGCGAGAAGCTGCGCAGTCGCATCATCTTCCACGGTACCGATCGCGAATCCCTGCACAAGTACATGTCTCCCAAATGTCTGCCATCCTGCTATGGCGGCATCCTCGAGCTGCCCCGCATCGATGGCGATCAATGGTATGAGCTGCTGCTCATGTGCGATGCCGAGTACGAAGCCATCAATTCATATGGTTACAAGAAGAAGTGA
- the LOC133835028 gene encoding clavesin-2 isoform X2 has product MRVPTMLSDIESLPSIQLGDFTLQFELGEATAPTKEVAVRELRESPERQKEATKELKRLLEAETDLYCPKDNEEWLIRFLRPCKYYPESARDLIKRYYSFKVKHLDVYKDLKPTREANIFKNNILTVFPNRDQCGRRILLLELGKRWKHKQVTLDEVFKGAVIFLEAAMLEPETQINGAVVIFDMDGLSLQQTWQFTPPFAKRIVDWLQDSVPLRIKAIHIVNQPKIFNVVFALFKPFLREKLRSRIIFHGTDRESLHKYMSPKCLPSCYGGILELPRIDGDQWYELLLMCDAEYEAINSYGYKKK; this is encoded by the exons ATGA GAGTCCCCACCATGCTGTCGGATATTGAAAGTCTGCCCTCTATTCAATTGGGCGATTTCACACTACAATTTGAACTCGGCGAAGCCACTGCACCAACCAAGGAAGTTGCGGTGCGAGAGTTGCGTGAATCTCCCGAAAGACAGAAAGAGGCAACTAAGGAGCTAAAGCGCCTATTGGAGG CTGAAACCGATCTCTACTGTCCCAAGGACAATGAGGAATGGCTAATTCGTTTCCTACGGCCTTGCAAGTATTATCCTGAAAGTGCCCGCGACTTG ATCAAGCGGTACTACTCGTTCAAAGTGAAGCACTTGGACGTTTATAAGGATCTGAAGCCCACACGGGAAGCAAACATCTTCAAAAACAACATCCTCACAGTGTTTCCCAATAGGGATCAGTGTGGACGACGTATTCTTCTTCTTGAACTGGGCA AACGCTGGAAGCACAAGCAGGTGACACTAGATGAGGTCTTCAAGGGCGCTGTCATTTTCCTTGAGGCCGCCATGCTTGAGCCAGAGACACAGATCAATGGCGCCGTTGTCATCTTCGATATGGATGGCCTTAGCCTGCAGCAGACCTGGCAGTTTACGCCACCATTCGCCAAGCGCATTGTTGACTGGCTACAGGACTCGGTGCCGCTGCGCATCAAGGCGATTCACATTGTAAACCAGCCAAAGATCTTCAATGTGGTGTTTGCCCTGTTCAAGCCGTTCCTGCGCGAGAAGCTGCGCAGTCGCATCATCTTCCACGGTACCGATCGCGAATCCCTGCACAAGTACATGTCTCCCAAATGTCTGCCATCCTGCTATGGCGGCATCCTCGAGCTGCCCCGCATCGATGGCGATCAATGGTATGAGCTGCTGCTCATGTGCGATGCCGAGTACGAAGCCATCAATTCATATGGTTACAAGAAGAAGTGA
- the LOC133835034 gene encoding ras-related protein Rab-9B: MTNMRPPQKNKLLKVIILGDGGVGKSALLTRFVSNRYEENNFHTIGVEFMNKDITVDGEKYTLQIWDTAGQERFRALRTPFYRGSDICLLCYAVDDRDSLRGLRLWRNEFLNYADVNADRFPFIVVGNKNDIRADKRQVGREDVQQWCAEQSIASHIETSSKTATNVTDAFVLGLRQWKTMECVAEAEQRQHGDTIDLTRPIRLMQRRSCCTGGGGSGKPTDVVDADDDDGQIADAAMRSPSSMSRHLFGQARSSPKAPSTNYRL, from the exons atgacaAATATGCGACCGccgcaaaaaaataaactactcAAGGTCATCATATTGGGCGACGGTGGTGTGGGAAAGTCGGCGCTTCTCACACGCTTCGTATCGAATCGTTATGAAGAAAACAATTTCCATACCATTGGAGTGGAGTTCATGAACAAGGACATCACAGTCGACGGAGAAAAGTACACGCTGCAG ATATGGGATACAGCTGGACAGGAGCGTTTTCGTGCCCTGAGAACGCCCTTCTATCGGGGCTCTGACATTTGCTTGCTCTGCTATGCCGTGGATGATCGGGATAGCCTGCGAGGACTGCGACTGTGGCGCAATGAGTTCCTCAACTATGCGGACGTGAACGCAGACAGATTTCCCTTCATTGTGGTGGGGAATAAG AATGACATTCGAGCGGATAAGCGACAAGTGGGACGCGAGGATGTGCAACAGTGGTGTGCGGAGCAATCGATTGCCTCACACATCGAAACCTCCTCGAAGACGGCGACCAATGTAACGGACGCCTTCGTGCTTGGCCTGCGCCAATGGAAGACAATGGAGTGCGTAGCCGAAGCGGAGCAGCGACAGCATGGCGACACCATTGATTTGACCCGTCCCATTCGGCTGATGCAACGTCGCAGTTGCTGCACCGGTGGTGGAGGGAGCGGTAAGCCAACTGACGTCGTCGATGCGGACGACGATGATGGGCAAATTGCAGATGCTGCCATGCGTTCACCCTCCTCAATGTCGCGCCACTTGTTTGGTCAGGCACGTAGTTCGCCCAAGGCGCCATCGACCAATTACCGTCTGTGA
- the LOC133835028 gene encoding clavesin-2 isoform X4: MTTATSYMPRTMAVGVAISASESAAIASGVPTMLSDIESLPSIQLGDFTLQFELGEATAPTKEVAVRELRESPERQKEATKELKRLLEAETDLYCPKDNEEWLIRFLRPCKYYPESARDLIKRYYSFKVKHLDVYKDLKPTREANIFKNNILTVFPNRDQCGRRILLLELGTFVRV; this comes from the exons ATGACAACTGCAACTAGTTACATGCCTAGGACAATGGCTGTCGGCGTGGCCATCAGTGCTTCTGAGTCGGCTGCCATCGCATCAG GAGTCCCCACCATGCTGTCGGATATTGAAAGTCTGCCCTCTATTCAATTGGGCGATTTCACACTACAATTTGAACTCGGCGAAGCCACTGCACCAACCAAGGAAGTTGCGGTGCGAGAGTTGCGTGAATCTCCCGAAAGACAGAAAGAGGCAACTAAGGAGCTAAAGCGCCTATTGGAGG CTGAAACCGATCTCTACTGTCCCAAGGACAATGAGGAATGGCTAATTCGTTTCCTACGGCCTTGCAAGTATTATCCTGAAAGTGCCCGCGACTTG ATCAAGCGGTACTACTCGTTCAAAGTGAAGCACTTGGACGTTTATAAGGATCTGAAGCCCACACGGGAAGCAAACATCTTCAAAAACAACATCCTCACAGTGTTTCCCAATAGGGATCAGTGTGGACGACGTATTCTTCTTCTTGAACTGGGCA CGTTTGTCCGTGTTTAG
- the LOC133835029 gene encoding inhibitor of growth protein 5 isoform X1, producing the protein MSSAIYLENYLDGLESLPTELERNFKLMRKLDDRAQTAMKSIDSHAKDFMRKLTSENGGAMSEEDRKERLEDIKALFGKAKEYSDDKVQLAIQTYELVDKQIRRLDNDLARFEGEIQEKASSTRAKSEEAVAKKGGRKKTKDAKATGKKEKPASSDEETGRSGNHSNSASGATLNASSSAGQGTKKKKSKVNQEKETRKGGAQKKAADVDDSEKESSHTAATHPSDVMDMPVDPNEPTYCLCHQVSYGEMIGCDNPDCPIEWFHFACVGLTTKPKGKWFCPKCTQDRKKK; encoded by the exons ATGTCATCAGCCATATATTTAGAAAACTATCTAGATG GATTGGAGTCCCTGCCCACTGAATTGGAGCGAAATTTCAAGCTGATGAGAAAACTTGATGATCGGGCACAAACCGCCATGAAAAGCATCGACAGCCATGCAAAAGATTTTATGCGCAAGCTGACTTCTGAGAACGGTGGTGCAATGAGCGAGGAAGACCGCAAAGAGCGCCTAGAGGACATCAAAGCATTGTTCGGCAAGGCCAAGGAATACAGTGATGATAAGGTGCAACTGGCCATACAAACTTATGAACTGGTGGATAAACAAATCCGTCGGCTCGACAATGATTTGGCACGCTTCGAGGGCGAGATACAGGAAAAAGCATCCTCTACGCGGGCCAAATCCGAGGAAGCAGTTGCCAAAA AAGGTGGTCGCAAGAAAACCAAGGATGCTAAAGCGACgggcaaaaaggaaaagccCGCTTCCTCCGACGAGGAAACTGGGCGCAGCGGTAATCATTCGAACAGTGCGAGCGGCGCAACTCTTaacgccagcagcagcgctgGTCAAGgtaccaaaaagaaaaagtccAAGGTAAatcaagaaaaagaaacacgCAAGGGGGGCGCTCAAAAG AAAGCCGCTGATGTCGATGATTCAGAAAAGGAATCTTCTCATACTGCCGCCACGCATCCTAGCGATGTTATGGACATGCCTGTGGATCCAAACGAACCTACGTATTGCTTGTGCCACCAAGTTTCCTATGGCGAGATGATTGGCTGCGACAATCCGGAC TGTCCCATCGAGTGGTTCCACTTTGCTTGCGTTGGCCTCACCACAAAGCCAAAAGGTAAATGGTTTTGTCCAAAATGCACGCAGGACcgtaaaaagaaataa
- the LOC133835029 gene encoding inhibitor of growth protein 5 isoform X4: protein MSSAIYLENYLDGLESLPTELERNFKLMRKLDDRAQTAMKSIDSHAKDFMRKLTSENGGAMSEEDRKERLEDIKALFGKAKEYSDDKVQLAIQTYELVDKQIRRLDNDLARFEGEIQEKASSTRAKSEEAVAKSGRKKTKDAKATGKKEKPASSDEETGRSGNHSNSASGATLNASSSAGQGTKKKKSKKAADVDDSEKESSHTAATHPSDVMDMPVDPNEPTYCLCHQVSYGEMIGCDNPDCPIEWFHFACVGLTTKPKGKWFCPKCTQDRKKK from the exons ATGTCATCAGCCATATATTTAGAAAACTATCTAGATG GATTGGAGTCCCTGCCCACTGAATTGGAGCGAAATTTCAAGCTGATGAGAAAACTTGATGATCGGGCACAAACCGCCATGAAAAGCATCGACAGCCATGCAAAAGATTTTATGCGCAAGCTGACTTCTGAGAACGGTGGTGCAATGAGCGAGGAAGACCGCAAAGAGCGCCTAGAGGACATCAAAGCATTGTTCGGCAAGGCCAAGGAATACAGTGATGATAAGGTGCAACTGGCCATACAAACTTATGAACTGGTGGATAAACAAATCCGTCGGCTCGACAATGATTTGGCACGCTTCGAGGGCGAGATACAGGAAAAAGCATCCTCTACGCGGGCCAAATCCGAGGAAGCAGTTGCCAAAA GTGGTCGCAAGAAAACCAAGGATGCTAAAGCGACgggcaaaaaggaaaagccCGCTTCCTCCGACGAGGAAACTGGGCGCAGCGGTAATCATTCGAACAGTGCGAGCGGCGCAACTCTTaacgccagcagcagcgctgGTCAAGgtaccaaaaagaaaaagtccAAG AAAGCCGCTGATGTCGATGATTCAGAAAAGGAATCTTCTCATACTGCCGCCACGCATCCTAGCGATGTTATGGACATGCCTGTGGATCCAAACGAACCTACGTATTGCTTGTGCCACCAAGTTTCCTATGGCGAGATGATTGGCTGCGACAATCCGGAC TGTCCCATCGAGTGGTTCCACTTTGCTTGCGTTGGCCTCACCACAAAGCCAAAAGGTAAATGGTTTTGTCCAAAATGCACGCAGGACcgtaaaaagaaataa
- the LOC133835023 gene encoding LOW QUALITY PROTEIN: heparin sulfate O-sulfotransferase (The sequence of the model RefSeq protein was modified relative to this genomic sequence to represent the inferred CDS: deleted 1 base in 1 codon) yields the protein MRKMLPIMRPVHWLIVAVICIVACYWLLEIRLEHAFKPLTKLANRDQENSPHSEQMAVDHVAPTLDNFDYEEQLVVLYNRVPKTGSTSFVNIAYDLCKLNRYHVLHINVTSNMHVLSLPNQISFVRNVTKWHEMKPALYHGHMAFLDFSKFQIAHKPIYINLVRKPLDRLVSYYYFLRYGDNYRPNLVRKKAGNKITFDDCVVQKQPDCDPRNMWMQIPFFCGHAAECWEPGSDWALKQAKRNLVNEYFLVGVTEQMYEFVDLLERSLPRIFLGFREHYQNSNKSHLRVTSSKIPPSEATIQTIQRSKIWQMENELYEFALEQFEFTKKKLMQPDNKHLQQFMYEKIRPK from the exons ATGCGGAAAATGTTGCCCATAATGCGTCCGGTACATTGGCTGATAGTTGCCGTTATATGCATTGTCGCCTGTTATTGGTTGTTGGAGATTCGATTGGAACACG CCTTTAAGCCGCTAACTAAGCTCGCCAACAGAGACCAAGAAAACAGCCCTCATTCAGAACAAATGGCTGTGGATCATGTTGCCCCCACTTTGGATAATTTTGACTATGAGGAACAATTGGTGGTGCTTTACAATCGTGTCCCAAAGACTGGCTCAACAAGTTTCGTTAACATTGCTTACGATCTGTGCAAATTGAACAGATATCATGTCTTGCATATTAATGTCACATCCAATATGCACGTCCTATCTCTGCCAAACCAG atttCCTTTGTGCGAAATGTGACAAAATGGCATGAAATGAAGCCGGCTCTATATCATGGGCATATGGCATTTCTTGACTTTTCCAA ATTTCAAATCGCACATAAACCAATCTACATAAATTTGGTGCGTAAGCCGCTAGATAGGCTagtttcttattattat tttttgcgctATGGAGATAACTATAGACCTAATCTAGTTCGCAAAAAGGCGGGCAATAAAATC ACCTTTGATGATTGTGTGGTTCAAAAGCAACCCGATTGTGATCCCAGAAATATGTGGATGCAAATACCATTCTTTTGCGGACACGCTGCCGAATGCTGGGAGCCTGGTAGCGATTGGGCCTTGAAGCAGGCCAAACGTAATTTGGtcaatgaatattttctagTCGGTGTCACAGAGCAAATGTACGAATTTGTGGATCTACTCGAGAGATCGCTACCCAG AATTTTCCTAGGCTTTCGTGAGCACTATCAAAACTCCAATAAATCTCATTTACGCGTAACCTCATCAAAGATACCGCCCAGTGAAGCTACCATACAAACCATACAGAGATCCAAGATctggcaaatggaaaatgaattGTATGAATTTGCCCTggaacaatttgaatttacaaaGAAGAAACTAATGCAGCCCGATAATAAGCATTTGCAGCAGTTTATGTATGAGAAGATAAGACCAAAATGA
- the LOC133835028 gene encoding clavesin-2 isoform X3, which translates to MLSDIESLPSIQLGDFTLQFELGEATAPTKEVAVRELRESPERQKEATKELKRLLEAETDLYCPKDNEEWLIRFLRPCKYYPESARDLIKRYYSFKVKHLDVYKDLKPTREANIFKNNILTVFPNRDQCGRRILLLELGKRWKHKQVTLDEVFKGAVIFLEAAMLEPETQINGAVVIFDMDGLSLQQTWQFTPPFAKRIVDWLQDSVPLRIKAIHIVNQPKIFNVVFALFKPFLREKLRSRIIFHGTDRESLHKYMSPKCLPSCYGGILELPRIDGDQWYELLLMCDAEYEAINSYGYKKK; encoded by the exons ATGCTGTCGGATATTGAAAGTCTGCCCTCTATTCAATTGGGCGATTTCACACTACAATTTGAACTCGGCGAAGCCACTGCACCAACCAAGGAAGTTGCGGTGCGAGAGTTGCGTGAATCTCCCGAAAGACAGAAAGAGGCAACTAAGGAGCTAAAGCGCCTATTGGAGG CTGAAACCGATCTCTACTGTCCCAAGGACAATGAGGAATGGCTAATTCGTTTCCTACGGCCTTGCAAGTATTATCCTGAAAGTGCCCGCGACTTG ATCAAGCGGTACTACTCGTTCAAAGTGAAGCACTTGGACGTTTATAAGGATCTGAAGCCCACACGGGAAGCAAACATCTTCAAAAACAACATCCTCACAGTGTTTCCCAATAGGGATCAGTGTGGACGACGTATTCTTCTTCTTGAACTGGGCA AACGCTGGAAGCACAAGCAGGTGACACTAGATGAGGTCTTCAAGGGCGCTGTCATTTTCCTTGAGGCCGCCATGCTTGAGCCAGAGACACAGATCAATGGCGCCGTTGTCATCTTCGATATGGATGGCCTTAGCCTGCAGCAGACCTGGCAGTTTACGCCACCATTCGCCAAGCGCATTGTTGACTGGCTACAGGACTCGGTGCCGCTGCGCATCAAGGCGATTCACATTGTAAACCAGCCAAAGATCTTCAATGTGGTGTTTGCCCTGTTCAAGCCGTTCCTGCGCGAGAAGCTGCGCAGTCGCATCATCTTCCACGGTACCGATCGCGAATCCCTGCACAAGTACATGTCTCCCAAATGTCTGCCATCCTGCTATGGCGGCATCCTCGAGCTGCCCCGCATCGATGGCGATCAATGGTATGAGCTGCTGCTCATGTGCGATGCCGAGTACGAAGCCATCAATTCATATGGTTACAAGAAGAAGTGA
- the LOC133835014 gene encoding RNA-splicing ligase RtcB homolog: protein MVVRSYNDELKYLEKINDHCWRIKKGFQPNMNVEGCFYVNSRLEQLMLEELKNSCRPGAVGGFLPGVKQIANVAALPGIVGRSIGLPDIHSGYGFAIGNMAAFDMDDPLSVVSPGGVGFDINCGVRLLRTNLFEKDVQPVKEQLAQSLFDHIPVGVGSKGIIPMNARDLEEALEMGMDWSLREGYVWAEDKEHCEEYGRMLNADPAKVSMRAKKRGLPQLGTLGAGNHYAEIQVVDEIYDKWSASKMGIEEKGQVVVMIHSGSRGFGHQVATDALVEMEKAMKRDKIETNDRQLACARINSVEGQNYLKAMAAAANFAWVNRSSMTFLTRQAFAKMFNTTPDDLDMHVIYDVSHNIAKVENHIVEGKERKLLVHRKGSTRAFPPHHPLIPVDYQLTGQPVLVGGTMGTCSYVLTGTEQGMHETFGSTCHGAGRALSRAKSRRNLDYKEVLDKLDQLGIAIRVASPKLVMEEAPEAYKDVTDVVDTCHAAGISKKCIKMRPIAVIKG from the exons ATGGTGGTCCGTTCGTACAACGACGAACTGAAGTATCTAGAGAAGATCAATGATCATTGCTGGCGCATCAAGAAGGGCTTCCAGCCCAACATGAACGTGGAGGGCTGCTTCTATGTGAACAGTCGCCTGGAACAGCTGATGCTCGAGGAGCTGAAAAACTCGTGTCGCCCTGGAGCCGTTGGCGGCTTCCTGCCCGGTGTTAAGCAGATTGCTAATGTGGCTGCACTGCCAGGCATCGTAGGACGTTCGATTGGTTTGCCGGACATTCACTCGGGGTATGGCTTTGCCATTGGCAACATGGCAGCCTTTGATATGGACGATCCACTGTCCGTGGTAAGTCCCGGTGGCGTGGGCTTTGACATTAATTGCGGCGTACGTTTGCTGCGCACAAATCTCTTTGAAAAAGATGTGCAGCCCGTCAAAGAGCAGTTGGCGCAGTCGCTCTTCGATCACATCCCGGTGGGCGTAGGATCCAAGGGTATCATACCCATGAATGCCCGCGATCTGGAGGAGGCACTCGAGATGGGCATGGATTGGTCTTTACGCGAGGGCTACGTATGGGCCGAGGACAAGGAGCACTGTGAGGAATATGGTCGCATGCTGAACGCCGATCCCGCCAAGGTGAGCATGCGTGCTAAGAAACGCGGATTGCCGCAGCTAGGCACACTGGGCGCTGGCAATCATTATGCCGAGATTCAGGTCGTCGATGAGATCTACGATAAGTGGAGCGCCTCCAAAATGGGCATTGAGGAGAAGGGACAGGTGGTGGTCATGATTCATTCCGGCAGTCGCGGCTTTGGCCATCAAGTGGCCACCGATGCGCTCGTCGAGATGGAGAAGGCCATGAAGCGCGACAAGATCGAGACCAACGATCGCCAATTGGCTTGTGCTCGCATCAACTCTGTTGAGGGTCAGAATTACCTAAAGGCGATGGCGGCCGCAGCAAATTTTGCATGGGTCAATCGCAGTTCGATGACGTTCCTCACGCGACAGGCGTTTGCAAAGATGTTTAACACAACGCCCGATGATCTGGATATGCATGTTATCTACGATGTTTCTCATAACATTGCCAAAGTGGAGAATCACATTGTCGAAGGTAAGGAGCGCAAGCTGCTGGTGCATCGCAAGGGTTCAACACGCGCCTTCCCTCCACATCATCCCTTGATTCCCGTGGACTATCAGCTAACAGGGCAGCCAGTTCTTGTTGGTGGGACCATGGGTACCTGCAGCTACGTCTTGACGGGCACAGAGCAAGGCATGCACGAGACCTTCGGCAGCACCTGCCACGGCGCG GGTCGCGCTTTGTCGCGTGCAAAGTCACGTCGTAATCTAGACTATAAGGAGGTTCTGGACAAGTTGGATCAGTTGGGCATTGCCATTCGGGTGGCCAGTCCAAAGCTAGTCATGGAAGAAGCTCCCGAAGCGTACAAGGACGTCACGGATGTTGTGGACACCTGTCATGCGGCGGGAATCAGCAAGAAATGCATCAAAATGCGCCCCATTGCTGTTATCAAAGGCTGA
- the LOC133835029 gene encoding inhibitor of growth protein 5 isoform X3 — translation MSSAIYLENYLDGLESLPTELERNFKLMRKLDDRAQTAMKSIDSHAKDFMRKLTSENGGAMSEEDRKERLEDIKALFGKAKEYSDDKVQLAIQTYELVDKQIRRLDNDLARFEGEIQEKASSTRAKSEEAVAKKGGRKKTKDAKATGKKEKPASSDEETGRSGNHSNSASGATLNASSSAGQGTKKKKSKKAADVDDSEKESSHTAATHPSDVMDMPVDPNEPTYCLCHQVSYGEMIGCDNPDCPIEWFHFACVGLTTKPKGKWFCPKCTQDRKKK, via the exons ATGTCATCAGCCATATATTTAGAAAACTATCTAGATG GATTGGAGTCCCTGCCCACTGAATTGGAGCGAAATTTCAAGCTGATGAGAAAACTTGATGATCGGGCACAAACCGCCATGAAAAGCATCGACAGCCATGCAAAAGATTTTATGCGCAAGCTGACTTCTGAGAACGGTGGTGCAATGAGCGAGGAAGACCGCAAAGAGCGCCTAGAGGACATCAAAGCATTGTTCGGCAAGGCCAAGGAATACAGTGATGATAAGGTGCAACTGGCCATACAAACTTATGAACTGGTGGATAAACAAATCCGTCGGCTCGACAATGATTTGGCACGCTTCGAGGGCGAGATACAGGAAAAAGCATCCTCTACGCGGGCCAAATCCGAGGAAGCAGTTGCCAAAA AAGGTGGTCGCAAGAAAACCAAGGATGCTAAAGCGACgggcaaaaaggaaaagccCGCTTCCTCCGACGAGGAAACTGGGCGCAGCGGTAATCATTCGAACAGTGCGAGCGGCGCAACTCTTaacgccagcagcagcgctgGTCAAGgtaccaaaaagaaaaagtccAAG AAAGCCGCTGATGTCGATGATTCAGAAAAGGAATCTTCTCATACTGCCGCCACGCATCCTAGCGATGTTATGGACATGCCTGTGGATCCAAACGAACCTACGTATTGCTTGTGCCACCAAGTTTCCTATGGCGAGATGATTGGCTGCGACAATCCGGAC TGTCCCATCGAGTGGTTCCACTTTGCTTGCGTTGGCCTCACCACAAAGCCAAAAGGTAAATGGTTTTGTCCAAAATGCACGCAGGACcgtaaaaagaaataa